A single region of the Schizosaccharomyces osmophilus chromosome 3, complete sequence genome encodes:
- the rps1502 gene encoding 40S ribosomal protein S15, producing the protein MAEENYEEAVRAAELRKRRTFRTFTYRGVELEKLLDLSAEELIELFPARLRRRMLRGLGAGASRFIKKLRQAKAEAPVNEKPAVVKTHLRGMIILPEMVGSLVGVYNGKLFNQVEIRPEMIGHYLGEFSISYKPTRHGRPGIGATNSSRFIPLK; encoded by the coding sequence ATGGCAGAGGAAAACTACGAGGAAGCCGTCCGTGCTGCTGAATTAAGGAAGAGAAGAACCTTCCGCACCTTTACATACCGTGGCGTTGAGCTGGAAAAGCTCTTGGACCTTTCCGCTGAGGAATTGATTGAGTTATTCCCTGCTCGTCTTCGCCGCCGTATGCTCCGTGGTCTTGGAGCTGGTGCTTCTCGCTTCATAAAGAAGCTTCGTCAAGCCAAGGCTGAGGCTCCTGTGAACGAAAAGCCCGCTGTTGTCAAGACTCACTTGCGTGGCATGATCATCCTCCCCGAGATGGTTGGCTCCCTCGTTGGTGTCTACAACGGTAAGCTTTTCAACCAAGTTGAAATTCGCCCCGAAATGATTGGTCATTACTTGGGTGAATTCTCCATCTCCTACAAGCCTACCAGACACGGTCGCCCTGGTATTGGTGCCACTAACAGCTCTCGCTTCATCCCCTTGAAGTAG
- a CDS encoding nucleolar DNAJ domain protein, DNAJC9 family, implicated in mRNA splicing, which yields MELNPYEVLSIQKDAKSEEIRRAYRKKALQFHPDKIQDDEKKESARTEFDKIALAYGILSDEKKRKHFDTTGSTNLSEDGLEFDWKEWLDEMYSGVVSGDTVTEFKASYQNSEEEKKDVFEAYERRKGSMDGILEEVMCSEISDEERFRNMIDEAISQGVIPKYKLYKPNEKSRKKRVRAAEKEAQEAEELAKELGLDEKLNKRKKTDESGEEALGAIIRSRQKNRIDDMITALENRYAKPKSQPKSKSKSKKVPKKEK from the coding sequence ATGGAACTTAACCCCTACGAGGTATTGagcattcaaaaagatgCAAAGAGTGAAGAGATTCGACGAGCATATCGTAAAAAGGCACTACAATTCCACCCGGACAAAATCCAGGATGAtgagaaaaaggaatcagCGAGAACAGAATTTGATAAAATAGCATTAGCATATGGCATTTTAAgtgatgaaaagaaacgaaaacacTTTGATACTACAGGATCTACAAATTTGAGCGAGGACGGTTTGGAATTTGATTGGAAAGAATGGCTTGATGAAATGTACAGCGGAGTTGTCTCCGGAGACACTGTGACCGAGTTTAAAGCTTCCTATCAGAACtcagaggaagaaaagaaggatgtttttgaagcttaCGAGCGCCGGAAAGGATCGATGGATGgtattttggaagaagtcATGTGTAGCGAAATCAGCGATGAGGAACGCTTTCGAAACATGATCGATGAAGCAATCTCCCAAGGAGTCATACCCAAATACAAACTTTACAAACCAAATGAAAAGTCCCGTAAAAAGCGTGTTCGTGCAGCTGAAAAGGAGGCCcaagaagctgaagaatTGGCGAAAGAACTTGGGCTTGATGAGAAGCTcaacaaacgaaaaaaaaccGACGAAAGCGGTGAAGAGGCTTTAGGAGCAATCATTCGATCTCGACAGAAGAATCGGATAGACGATATGATCACTGCATTGGAGAACAGATATGCCAAACCAAAATCGCAACCCAAGTCCAAATCgaaatccaaaaaggtcccaaaaaaggaaaagtaa
- the rpp203 gene encoding 60S acidic ribosomal protein A2 — protein MKYLAAYLLLTVGGKNAPSVPDIENVLSTVGVEVESQRVESLLKELEGKNVEELIATGNEKLATVPSGGAAAAAAPAAGGDAPAAEESKKEEAKQEEESDEDMGFGLFD, from the exons atgaagtaTCTTGCTGCTTACCTCCTCTTGACCGTTGGCGGAAAGAACGCTCCCTCTGTCCCTGACATCGAGAATGTCCTCTCCACCGTTGGTGTTGAAGTTGAATCTCAGCGTGTTGAATCTTTGCTCAAGGAACTTGAAGGCAAGAACGTGGAAGAGTTGATTGCTACCGGTAACGAAAAGCTCGCTACCGTTCCTTCCGGTggtgctgctgctgctgctgcccCTGCTGCTGGTGGTGATGCTCCTGCTGCTGAAGAATCTAAGAAGGAAGAGGCCAAGCAAGAGGAAGAATCTGATGAAGAC ATGGGCTTTGGCTTGTTCGACTAA